One Oncorhynchus clarkii lewisi isolate Uvic-CL-2024 chromosome 32, UVic_Ocla_1.0, whole genome shotgun sequence DNA window includes the following coding sequences:
- the LOC139391827 gene encoding nuclear pore complex protein Nup153-like isoform X2, protein MAATGGGKIRSRRCHSASKPYAKSKQQPGLISRVTDTVKSIVPSWLQKYFRNGEAAEGGGAVVGAEQNSQAPPPNGSEEVAPRPDGRDTPEPGTSNTEPSTSRASLNFQDVLSRPPLNRSHLHFPSLDTSLARRGPSSLFSQPSTSSAPFVGASPSFSLVKEIKDNSSQHEDDNISTTSGFSSRASDKDVPNSKTASLPQLWSPEMDRTHSGPQQSQSSLKKPAFNLSVFGTSSTVSVSQSSQSSTSTMNSSVLNSSQLGDSPFYPGKTTYGGAAAVRTARSRTAIPYQAPLRRQIKAKPAGAQPCGVTSATARRILQSLERMSSPLADAKRIPSTVSSPLSTSLDGSTLHLSHFQAKKKLLDSPLPPVQKLVIPAAASVSGNRSMSFRPSLTPGGVARTPRDTPTRQSPLIPEAVAGPSQSTSSILPTYPLSSTPAFSSTGSGGGKMKRERTSTRPSSKRPEDQIAELSDLPAISLPHSPSFSLPSFSFFQPPTATVTPTAALTTSPVLEEPIPNKVPPTTAPSTPPSTPFTFSSPIVMATAASPPSFSPSSGFTFSAPVVKTGLSLSNGKMATPVLSAVKHAASESMDEFEGPYKPAKVLKQGSVLDLLNGPGFAVPVTQTSPVPKAHQETPALSTNTPSLGDLFKATTGSWDCDACVVQNKPTDTKCVTSVTPRLNSGSSLAKTDSIPLLSGLEGSTTTTTPAATFGALFTKPAGSWDCDTCLVQNKPDAVKCVACETTKPGTGVKATLTMPAFLEAKTLPAAAPLLGFGDKFKKPEGAWECGVCMVQNKAQDTKCVSCGIAKPGATAAPPSLTPAPVSATPLLGFGAQFKKSEGAWECDVCCVENKGADKECVACQTPKPGAKVEPKAFGSSSFGIQSSSDSGGFKFGMGASSDSGSGGFKFGGTLLDSSSSGGFKFGASASSDSTSTDTSSSAGFKFGGSSEGCKFAASAASTPAVDEGKKAEAPSMGAGFKFGVGGGLSFGTAAAASTENEPPYSGFSFHLVATSDSSSSTFSLPVSTENDSGASTETTTTTTTAAAPMFGKLAEAKATALTTPLGGSIFRESLEKDKAPSFTFGKHEKEVASMGSGFLFSVPSKEGVASAPSTGFSFSKPDPPKDQPNAPALAFEKPEDQSETLAAEAPKPSFSFGQSTTDAAAPKPAFGFMASTTTTSSSSSSAPAPIPAPSTFLFGQSASTEATPAKSFLFGQSQDSLPAPAVSLNPGPAQPFLFGSGPNAAAPSFTFGAAAPSTAAPSAAPAPFVFSPASSTGFGSGQAPNFGQGTPHPSAPAFGSPAPSPFSATASQPPAFGAKPNSVPVFGHQANSTPAFGSSAPTTPGGGFQFGGASVFGTSSNSTGVFAFGGAPGGSPAPSATPSIAPQPSAPGSGFNFAAPPTFNIGSKSTTFTAAATGQHSIPGRKIKTAVRRKK, encoded by the exons ATGGCGGCCACGGGTGGAGGGAAAATTAGAAGCAGAAGATGTCATAGCGCTTCGAAACCTTACGCCAAAAGCAAACAG CAGCCTGGCCTGATTAGTCGAGTGACAGACACGGTCAAGAGCATCGTTCCTTCTTGGCTGCAGAAATACTTCAGGAATGGGGAGGCTGCAGAGGGGGGAGGGGCCGTAGTGGGGGCGGAGCAGAACAGCCAGGCCCCTCCCCCAAATGGCAGCGAGGAGGTAGCACCACGTCCTGATGGACGGGACACTCCGGAGCCCGGTACCAGCAATACAG AACCTTCGACAAGCAGGGCATCCCTGAACTTCCAGGATGTCCTGTCGAGGCCCCCCCTCAACCGCTCTCACCTCCACTTCCCCTCCTTGGACACCTCCCTGGCCCGCAGGGGCCCCAGCTCTCTCTTCTCCCAGCCCTCCACCTCCTCTGCCCCCTTCGTTGGGGCCTCGCCCAGCTTCTCCCTTGTCAAAGAGATCAAGGACAACAGCTCACAGCACGAGGACGACAACATCTCTACCACCAGCGGCTTCTCTTCACGTGCATCAGACAAAG ATGTACCTAATTCAAAGACCGCATCGCTACCCCAGCTCTGGTCCCCGGAGATGGACCGGACCCACTCTGGGCCTCAGCAGTCCCAGTCCAGTCTCAAGAAGCCTGCGTTCAACCTGTCTGTCTTTGGGACGTCCTCCACTGTGAGTGTCAGTCAGTCAAGTCAGTCCTCCACT TCTACGATGAACAGTTCAGTGCTGAATTCCAGTCAGTTGGGGGATTCCCCCTTCTACCCAGGGAAGACTACCTACGGGGGAGCGGCTGCTGTTAGAACAGCCCGTTCACGCACAGCCATACCTTACCAG GCTCCATTGCGGAGACAGATCAAGGCCAAGCCTGCTGGGGCTCAGCCCTGTGGGGTGACCAGCGCTACCGCCCGACGCATCCTACAGTCCCTGGAGCGCATGTCCAGCCCCCTCGCT GATGCCAAGAGAATCCCCTCTACAGTTTCCTCTCCCTTATCAACA TCACTGGATGGCAGCACTCTACACCTTTCACATTTTCAGGCCAAAAAGAAACTG CTGGACTCTCCCCTCCCCCCAGTCCAGAAGCTGGTGATCCCGGCGGCAGCGTCAGTGTCGGGGAACCGTTCCATGTCGTTCAGGCCCTCTCTGACCCCTGGGGGCGTGGCTCGGACCCCTAGAGACACG CCCACAAGACAATCCCCTCTGATTCCTGAAGCAGTGGCAGGTCCTTCTCAAAGCACAAGCAGCATTCTACCCACCTACCCTCTGTCCAGCACTCCTGCATTCAGCAGCACAGGGTCAGGAGgtgggaagatgaagagggagaggaccAGCACAAGACCCTCTTCCAAACGTCCTGAAGACCAG ATCGCTGAGCTATCGGACCTGCCAGCCATCTCGCTCCCCCACAGCCCGTCCTTCAGTCTGCCCAGCTTCAGCTTCTTCCAGCCTCCCACCGCCACAGTCACGCCCACTGCCGCTCTCACTACCTCACCTGTCCTGGAGGAGCCCATCCCTAACAAG GTGCCACCGACTACagccccctctacccctccctccacacctTTCACCTTCTCCTCCCCCATCGTCATGGCAACTGCTGCTAGCCCACCGTCCTTCTCCCCGTCT TCTGGATTTACCTTCAGTGCACCTGTAGTGAAAACGGGTCTGTCACTATCCAACGGGAAGATGGCCACCCCAGTATTATCAGCAG TGAAGCACGCTGCCAGTGAGAGCATGGATGAGTTTGAAGGGCCATATAAACCAGCCAAGGTGTTGAAACAGGGCAGTGTTCTGGACCTCCTGAATGGACCTG GATTTGCCGTTCCTGTTACTCAGACCTCCCCTGTCCCCAAAGCCCACCAGGAGACCCCAGCACTGTCCACCAACACCCCCTCCCTTGGGGACTTGTTCAAAGCAACAACAGGTTCCTGGGATTGTGACGCCTGTGTGGTGCAGAACAAACCCACTGACACCAAGTGTGTGACCTCTGTGACCCCACGACTAAACTCTGGCTCCTCTTTAGCAAAAACCGACAGTATACCCTTGTTGTCCGGGCTGGAGggttccaccaccaccactactcccGCTGCAACTTTTGGGGCCCTGTTCACAAAGCCTGCAGGAAGCTGGGACTGTGACACTTGTCTGGTTCAGAACAAGCCTGATGCTGTCAAATGTGTGGCCTGTGAGACAACCAAGCCTGGGACTGGAGTTAAGGCCACACTGACTATGCCTGCCTTCTTGGAGGCTAAGACTCTGCCCGCTGCTGCCCCACTCCTGGGCTTCGGAGACAAGTTTAAGAAGCCAGAGGGAGCATGGGAGTGTGGCGTGTGCATGGTGCAGAACAAGGCGCAGGACACCAAGTGTGTTTCCTGTGGGATCGCTAAGCCAG GAGCAACGGCTGCGCCTCCATCTCTAACTCCCGCCCCTGTCAGCGCCACTCCTCTACTAGGCTTTGGGGCCCAGTTCAAGAAGTCAGAGGGAGCGTGGGAGTGTGACGTGTGCTGTGTTGAGAACAAGGGAGCAGACAAGGAGTGTGTGGCCTGCCAGACCCCCAAGCCTGGAGCTAAAGTAGAGCCCAAAG CATTTGGTTCCTCATCGTTTGGtatccagtcctcttctgactcgGGGGGATTCAAGTTTGGCATGGGGGCGTCATCGGACTCTGGTTCTGGGGGCTTCAAATTTGGCGGCACCCTCTTGGACTCCTCATCTTCAGGGGGCTTCAAATTTGGTGCATCTGCCTCATCGGACTCTACCTCGACAGACACCAGCAGCTCTGCAGGCTTCAAATTTGGAGGCTCCTCTGAGGGATGCAAATTTGCAGCTTCAGCTGCTTCCACCCCTGCAGTGGACGAGGGGAAGAAGGCTGAAGCCCCCAGTATGGGTGCCGGGTTCAAATTCGGCGTCGGCGGTGGGCTCTCGTTCGGCACTGCAGCAGCTGCTAGCACGGAGAACGAACCCCCTTACAGTGGGTTCTCCTTTCATCTGGTGGCAACCTctgattcctcctcctctactttcaGCCTCCCTGTTTCTACAGAGAATGACAGTGGAGCTTCTACAGAAACCACGactaccaccaccacagcagcagcGCCTATGTTTGGGAAGCTGGCTGAAGCCAAGGCTACTGCGCTGACCACACCACTAGGGGGCAGCATATTCAGGGAATCACTAGAGAAAGACAAGGCCCCTTCTTTCACCTTTGGGAAGCATGAGAAGGAAGTTGCCTCTATGGGTTCTGGGTTCCTGTTCAGTGTTCCTAGTAAAGAGGGGGTGGCATCAGCTCCATCTACAGGCTTTTCCTTCAGTAAGCCAGACCCACCTAAAGACCAGCCCAATGCACCTGCCTTGGCCTTTGAGAAGCCGGAAGACCAGAGTGAGACCCTAGCAGCAGAAGCCCCTAAGCCCTCATTCAGCTTTGGGCAAAGCACAACAG ATGCTGCAGCCCCAAAGCCAGCATTTGGGTTCATGGcaagcaccaccaccacctcttctTCCAGCAGCTCTGCCCCAGCCCCCATCCCGGCCCCCAGTACCTTCCTGTTCGGGCAGAGTGCCTCTACTGAGGCCACCCCAGCCAAGTCCTTCTTGTTTGGGCAGAGCCAGGACAGCCTGCCTGCCCCTGCAGTCTCTCTGAACCCTGGCCCGGCTCAGCCCTTCCTGTTTGGGTCTGGACCTAATGCTGCTGCTCCCTCCTTCACTTTTGGAGCAGCGGCACCCTCCACTGCAG ctCCATCAGCAGCCCCTGCTCCGTTTGTATTCAGCCCTGCCTCCTCCACTGGGTTTGGGTCAGGACAAGCTCCTAACTTTGGTCAGGGCACCCCCCATCCCAGTGCCCCAGCGTTTGGTTCCCCTGCTCCGTCCCCCTTCTCTGCCACTGCCTCCCAGCCCCCTGCCTTCGGAGCCAAGCCCAACTCTGTCCCCGTGTTTGGCCACCAAGCCAACTCCACTCCTGCTTTTGGCTCATCCGCCCCCACCACACCAG GTGGAGGTTTCCAGTTCGGCGGAGCCAGTGTGTTCGGCACCTCCAGTAACAGCACAGGGGTGTTTGCTTTCGGAGGGGCACCAGGAGGGTCCCCCGCCCCTTCTGCCACACCCTCCATCGCACCCCAACCCAGTGCACCTGGAAGTGGTTTCAACTTCGCAGCGCCCCCTACCTTTAATATTGG ATCAAAGAGCACCACCTTCACTGCAGCTGCCACCGGACAGCACTCAATCCCCGGTCGCAAGATCAAAACAGCCGTCCGACGTAAGAAGTAA
- the LOC139391827 gene encoding nuclear pore complex protein Nup153-like isoform X4 — protein sequence MAATGGGKIRSRRCHSASKPYAKSKQQPGLISRVTDTVKSIVPSWLQKYFRNGEAAEGGGAVVGAEQNSQAPPPNGSEEVAPRPDGRDTPEPGTSNTEPSTSRASLNFQDVLSRPPLNRSHLHFPSLDTSLARRGPSSLFSQPSTSSAPFVGASPSFSLVKEIKDNSSQHEDDNISTTSGFSSRASDKDVPNSKTASLPQLWSPEMDRTHSGPQQSQSSLKKPAFNLSVFGTSSTSTMNSSVLNSSQLGDSPFYPGKTTYGGAAAVRTARSRTAIPYQAPLRRQIKAKPAGAQPCGVTSATARRILQSLERMSSPLADAKRIPSTVSSPLSTSLDGSTLHLSHFQAKKKLLDSPLPPVQKLVIPAAASVSGNRSMSFRPSLTPGGVARTPRDTPTRQSPLIPEAVAGPSQSTSSILPTYPLSSTPAFSSTGSGGGKMKRERTSTRPSSKRPEDQIAELSDLPAISLPHSPSFSLPSFSFFQPPTATVTPTAALTTSPVLEEPIPNKVPPTTAPSTPPSTPFTFSSPIVMATAASPPSFSPSSGFTFSAPVVKTGLSLSNGKMATPVLSAVKHAASESMDEFEGPYKPAKVLKQGSVLDLLNGPGFAVPVTQTSPVPKAHQETPALSTNTPSLGDLFKATTGSWDCDACVVQNKPTDTKCVTSVTPRLNSGSSLAKTDSIPLLSGLEGSTTTTTPAATFGALFTKPAGSWDCDTCLVQNKPDAVKCVACETTKPGTGVKATLTMPAFLEAKTLPAAAPLLGFGDKFKKPEGAWECGVCMVQNKAQDTKCVSCGIAKPGATAAPPSLTPAPVSATPLLGFGAQFKKSEGAWECDVCCVENKGADKECVACQTPKPGAKVEPKAFGSSSFGIQSSSDSGGFKFGMGASSDSGSGGFKFGGTLLDSSSSGGFKFGASASSDSTSTDTSSSAGFKFGGSSEGCKFAASAASTPAVDEGKKAEAPSMGAGFKFGVGGGLSFGTAAAASTENEPPYSGFSFHLVATSDSSSSTFSLPVSTENDSGASTETTTTTTTAAAPMFGKLAEAKATALTTPLGGSIFRESLEKDKAPSFTFGKHEKEVASMGSGFLFSVPSKEGVASAPSTGFSFSKPDPPKDQPNAPALAFEKPEDQSETLAAEAPKPSFSFGQSTTDAAAPKPAFGFMASTTTTSSSSSSAPAPIPAPSTFLFGQSASTEATPAKSFLFGQSQDSLPAPAVSLNPGPAQPFLFGSGPNAAAPSFTFGAAAPSTAAPSAAPAPFVFSPASSTGFGSGQAPNFGQGTPHPSAPAFGSPAPSPFSATASQPPAFGAKPNSVPVFGHQANSTPAFGSSAPTTPGGGFQFGGASVFGTSSNSTGVFAFGGAPGGSPAPSATPSIAPQPSAPGSGFNFAAPPTFNIGSKSTTFTAAATGQHSIPGRKIKTAVRRKK from the exons ATGGCGGCCACGGGTGGAGGGAAAATTAGAAGCAGAAGATGTCATAGCGCTTCGAAACCTTACGCCAAAAGCAAACAG CAGCCTGGCCTGATTAGTCGAGTGACAGACACGGTCAAGAGCATCGTTCCTTCTTGGCTGCAGAAATACTTCAGGAATGGGGAGGCTGCAGAGGGGGGAGGGGCCGTAGTGGGGGCGGAGCAGAACAGCCAGGCCCCTCCCCCAAATGGCAGCGAGGAGGTAGCACCACGTCCTGATGGACGGGACACTCCGGAGCCCGGTACCAGCAATACAG AACCTTCGACAAGCAGGGCATCCCTGAACTTCCAGGATGTCCTGTCGAGGCCCCCCCTCAACCGCTCTCACCTCCACTTCCCCTCCTTGGACACCTCCCTGGCCCGCAGGGGCCCCAGCTCTCTCTTCTCCCAGCCCTCCACCTCCTCTGCCCCCTTCGTTGGGGCCTCGCCCAGCTTCTCCCTTGTCAAAGAGATCAAGGACAACAGCTCACAGCACGAGGACGACAACATCTCTACCACCAGCGGCTTCTCTTCACGTGCATCAGACAAAG ATGTACCTAATTCAAAGACCGCATCGCTACCCCAGCTCTGGTCCCCGGAGATGGACCGGACCCACTCTGGGCCTCAGCAGTCCCAGTCCAGTCTCAAGAAGCCTGCGTTCAACCTGTCTGTCTTTGGGACGTCCTCCACT TCTACGATGAACAGTTCAGTGCTGAATTCCAGTCAGTTGGGGGATTCCCCCTTCTACCCAGGGAAGACTACCTACGGGGGAGCGGCTGCTGTTAGAACAGCCCGTTCACGCACAGCCATACCTTACCAG GCTCCATTGCGGAGACAGATCAAGGCCAAGCCTGCTGGGGCTCAGCCCTGTGGGGTGACCAGCGCTACCGCCCGACGCATCCTACAGTCCCTGGAGCGCATGTCCAGCCCCCTCGCT GATGCCAAGAGAATCCCCTCTACAGTTTCCTCTCCCTTATCAACA TCACTGGATGGCAGCACTCTACACCTTTCACATTTTCAGGCCAAAAAGAAACTG CTGGACTCTCCCCTCCCCCCAGTCCAGAAGCTGGTGATCCCGGCGGCAGCGTCAGTGTCGGGGAACCGTTCCATGTCGTTCAGGCCCTCTCTGACCCCTGGGGGCGTGGCTCGGACCCCTAGAGACACG CCCACAAGACAATCCCCTCTGATTCCTGAAGCAGTGGCAGGTCCTTCTCAAAGCACAAGCAGCATTCTACCCACCTACCCTCTGTCCAGCACTCCTGCATTCAGCAGCACAGGGTCAGGAGgtgggaagatgaagagggagaggaccAGCACAAGACCCTCTTCCAAACGTCCTGAAGACCAG ATCGCTGAGCTATCGGACCTGCCAGCCATCTCGCTCCCCCACAGCCCGTCCTTCAGTCTGCCCAGCTTCAGCTTCTTCCAGCCTCCCACCGCCACAGTCACGCCCACTGCCGCTCTCACTACCTCACCTGTCCTGGAGGAGCCCATCCCTAACAAG GTGCCACCGACTACagccccctctacccctccctccacacctTTCACCTTCTCCTCCCCCATCGTCATGGCAACTGCTGCTAGCCCACCGTCCTTCTCCCCGTCT TCTGGATTTACCTTCAGTGCACCTGTAGTGAAAACGGGTCTGTCACTATCCAACGGGAAGATGGCCACCCCAGTATTATCAGCAG TGAAGCACGCTGCCAGTGAGAGCATGGATGAGTTTGAAGGGCCATATAAACCAGCCAAGGTGTTGAAACAGGGCAGTGTTCTGGACCTCCTGAATGGACCTG GATTTGCCGTTCCTGTTACTCAGACCTCCCCTGTCCCCAAAGCCCACCAGGAGACCCCAGCACTGTCCACCAACACCCCCTCCCTTGGGGACTTGTTCAAAGCAACAACAGGTTCCTGGGATTGTGACGCCTGTGTGGTGCAGAACAAACCCACTGACACCAAGTGTGTGACCTCTGTGACCCCACGACTAAACTCTGGCTCCTCTTTAGCAAAAACCGACAGTATACCCTTGTTGTCCGGGCTGGAGggttccaccaccaccactactcccGCTGCAACTTTTGGGGCCCTGTTCACAAAGCCTGCAGGAAGCTGGGACTGTGACACTTGTCTGGTTCAGAACAAGCCTGATGCTGTCAAATGTGTGGCCTGTGAGACAACCAAGCCTGGGACTGGAGTTAAGGCCACACTGACTATGCCTGCCTTCTTGGAGGCTAAGACTCTGCCCGCTGCTGCCCCACTCCTGGGCTTCGGAGACAAGTTTAAGAAGCCAGAGGGAGCATGGGAGTGTGGCGTGTGCATGGTGCAGAACAAGGCGCAGGACACCAAGTGTGTTTCCTGTGGGATCGCTAAGCCAG GAGCAACGGCTGCGCCTCCATCTCTAACTCCCGCCCCTGTCAGCGCCACTCCTCTACTAGGCTTTGGGGCCCAGTTCAAGAAGTCAGAGGGAGCGTGGGAGTGTGACGTGTGCTGTGTTGAGAACAAGGGAGCAGACAAGGAGTGTGTGGCCTGCCAGACCCCCAAGCCTGGAGCTAAAGTAGAGCCCAAAG CATTTGGTTCCTCATCGTTTGGtatccagtcctcttctgactcgGGGGGATTCAAGTTTGGCATGGGGGCGTCATCGGACTCTGGTTCTGGGGGCTTCAAATTTGGCGGCACCCTCTTGGACTCCTCATCTTCAGGGGGCTTCAAATTTGGTGCATCTGCCTCATCGGACTCTACCTCGACAGACACCAGCAGCTCTGCAGGCTTCAAATTTGGAGGCTCCTCTGAGGGATGCAAATTTGCAGCTTCAGCTGCTTCCACCCCTGCAGTGGACGAGGGGAAGAAGGCTGAAGCCCCCAGTATGGGTGCCGGGTTCAAATTCGGCGTCGGCGGTGGGCTCTCGTTCGGCACTGCAGCAGCTGCTAGCACGGAGAACGAACCCCCTTACAGTGGGTTCTCCTTTCATCTGGTGGCAACCTctgattcctcctcctctactttcaGCCTCCCTGTTTCTACAGAGAATGACAGTGGAGCTTCTACAGAAACCACGactaccaccaccacagcagcagcGCCTATGTTTGGGAAGCTGGCTGAAGCCAAGGCTACTGCGCTGACCACACCACTAGGGGGCAGCATATTCAGGGAATCACTAGAGAAAGACAAGGCCCCTTCTTTCACCTTTGGGAAGCATGAGAAGGAAGTTGCCTCTATGGGTTCTGGGTTCCTGTTCAGTGTTCCTAGTAAAGAGGGGGTGGCATCAGCTCCATCTACAGGCTTTTCCTTCAGTAAGCCAGACCCACCTAAAGACCAGCCCAATGCACCTGCCTTGGCCTTTGAGAAGCCGGAAGACCAGAGTGAGACCCTAGCAGCAGAAGCCCCTAAGCCCTCATTCAGCTTTGGGCAAAGCACAACAG ATGCTGCAGCCCCAAAGCCAGCATTTGGGTTCATGGcaagcaccaccaccacctcttctTCCAGCAGCTCTGCCCCAGCCCCCATCCCGGCCCCCAGTACCTTCCTGTTCGGGCAGAGTGCCTCTACTGAGGCCACCCCAGCCAAGTCCTTCTTGTTTGGGCAGAGCCAGGACAGCCTGCCTGCCCCTGCAGTCTCTCTGAACCCTGGCCCGGCTCAGCCCTTCCTGTTTGGGTCTGGACCTAATGCTGCTGCTCCCTCCTTCACTTTTGGAGCAGCGGCACCCTCCACTGCAG ctCCATCAGCAGCCCCTGCTCCGTTTGTATTCAGCCCTGCCTCCTCCACTGGGTTTGGGTCAGGACAAGCTCCTAACTTTGGTCAGGGCACCCCCCATCCCAGTGCCCCAGCGTTTGGTTCCCCTGCTCCGTCCCCCTTCTCTGCCACTGCCTCCCAGCCCCCTGCCTTCGGAGCCAAGCCCAACTCTGTCCCCGTGTTTGGCCACCAAGCCAACTCCACTCCTGCTTTTGGCTCATCCGCCCCCACCACACCAG GTGGAGGTTTCCAGTTCGGCGGAGCCAGTGTGTTCGGCACCTCCAGTAACAGCACAGGGGTGTTTGCTTTCGGAGGGGCACCAGGAGGGTCCCCCGCCCCTTCTGCCACACCCTCCATCGCACCCCAACCCAGTGCACCTGGAAGTGGTTTCAACTTCGCAGCGCCCCCTACCTTTAATATTGG ATCAAAGAGCACCACCTTCACTGCAGCTGCCACCGGACAGCACTCAATCCCCGGTCGCAAGATCAAAACAGCCGTCCGACGTAAGAAGTAA